The Blattabacterium sp. (Blatta orientalis) str. Tarazona genome contains the following window.
GCGGAAACATGAAGTATTCCACTGGCATCAATATCAAAACTTACCTCTATTTGAGGGGTTCCTCTAGGAGCAGGAGGAATATCTACTAAATCAAATCTCCCTATTTCCTTATTATCATTAAACATAGGTCTTTCTCCTTGTCCTACTCGGATAGTTACTGCAGACTGATTATCTGCTGCTGTAGAAAAAACCTCTGATTTTTTAGTAGGAATAGTAGTGTTTGATTCAATCAGTTTCGTAAAAACACCGCCTAATGTTTCAATTCCTAAAGATAAAGGAGTTACATCAAGTAACAAGACGTTTTGAACATCTCCAGTTAAAACACCTCCTTGTATAGCCGCCCCAATAGCAACTACTTCATCCGGATTAACCCCTTTGGATGGTTTCCTTTGAAAAAAATTTTCAACTCCTTCCTGAACCTTAGGAATCCGAGTCGATCCTCCTACCAAAATAACCTCATCAATATCTTTAGTAGTTAGTCCAGCATCCTTCAAGGCTTTAGTACAAGGATTAATGGATCTACGTATTAAATTCTCAGACAATTGTTCAAATTTAGCACGAGTTAATGTAAGAACTAAATGTTTTGGACCTGATTCTGTAGCTGTAATGTATGGTAGATTAACCTCTGTTTGAGTAGAAGAAGATAATTCAATTTTTGCTTTTTCTGAAGCTTCTTTTAAACGTTGTAATGCCATAGGATCTTTTCTTAAATCTATTCCTTCTTTAGATTTAAATTCATTCGCGAAGTAATCTATGATAACTTGATCAAAATCATCTCCTCCTAAGTGAGTGTCTCCATTAGTAGAAAGAACTTCAAAAACTCCATCTCCTAATTCCAGTATGGAAACATCAAAAGTCCCTCCTCCTAGATCATATACCGCTATTTTTTTATTTTGATTGTTTTTATCTAATCCATATGCCAATGCAGCCGCAGTAGGTTCATTAATAATTCTTTCTACTTGTAGTCCAGCTATTTCTCCTGCTTCTTTAGTAGCCTGTCTTTGAGCGTCATTAAAATATGCAGGAACAGTGATCACTGCTTTATTCACTTCTTTTCCTAAATAATCCTCAGCAGTTTTTTTCATTTTTTGAAGAATCATAGCAGAT
Protein-coding sequences here:
- the dnaK gene encoding molecular chaperone DnaK — encoded protein: MSKIIGIDLGTTNSCVSVMEINDPVVIPNSEGKRTTPSIVAFVEGGERKIGDPAKRQAVTNPQKTVFSIKRFMGRMYSEITEELKHVPYKVVKGGNNTPRVDIENRLYAPQEISAMILQKMKKTAEDYLGKEVNKAVITVPAYFNDAQRQATKEAGEIAGLQVERIINEPTAAALAYGLDKNNQNKKIAVYDLGGGTFDVSILELGDGVFEVLSTNGDTHLGGDDFDQVIIDYFANEFKSKEGIDLRKDPMALQRLKEASEKAKIELSSSTQTEVNLPYITATESGPKHLVLTLTRAKFEQLSENLIRRSINPCTKALKDAGLTTKDIDEVILVGGSTRIPKVQEGVENFFQRKPSKGVNPDEVVAIGAAIQGGVLTGDVQNVLLLDVTPLSLGIETLGGVFTKLIESNTTIPTKKSEVFSTAADNQSAVTIRVGQGERPMFNDNKEIGRFDLVDIPPAPRGTPQIEVSFDIDASGILHVSAKDKGTGKEQSIRIETSSGLSQDEIEKMKKEAEENAQKDEKIKGEIDKLNVADNQIFQSEKQLKDYGDKLSDNNKKNIENSLEELKQAYSKKDFSKIEICMKKLNEAWTNASQEIYAASKTKSHTDNSENEEKNNKGNKGNENVQDVDYEEVK